The window ATCTAATAAGTTTTTTACTAAATTATCAGGTTTGTTCAATGTAAATCCAAATGTATTGCCTTGAATTTTATCTTGATTTGGCCCAATTACCCACCCGCCGCCATGCACTAGAACAACTATTGGCGAATTTGCATTTTTATTAGCCGGATAGTAAACGTAATACATTTGCCGAGGGTCAGAACCATAGTGTCCGTAACAGGAAATAACATTATTGAAAGTATCTTTGGGTGGGTATACATCACATGCCCAGCCCGGTTGCAATGGAAATGTAATTCCATTACATGGTGTAGGGGTATAACAATCCCCGGAACCGCCACCTCCACCAACTTGTGGTGTAATTGACATTGTAGAGAAGTCTGGCAAGACACCGCCTATGTTTTTAAAATTAGATATATCTCTTGTCGGAGATAGGAGATTGGCATAATAATAAAGAGAATCAAATTCATTACCCACGCTACCCTTTCTTGCGCTCA is drawn from Sphingobacteriales bacterium and contains these coding sequences:
- a CDS encoding alpha/beta hydrolase; its protein translation is MAVSSCNKLEDSVLTESSGNKSMSARKGSVGNEFDSLYYYANLLSPTRDISNFKNIGGVLPDFSTMSITPQVGGGGGSGDCYTPTPCNGITFPLQPGWACDVYPPKDTFNNVISCYGHYGSDPRQMYYVYYPANKNANSPIVVLVHGGGWVIGPNQDKIQGNTFGFTLNKPDNLVKNLLDNGYVVVSVLYRLVKYGNNNSEITSNTITWQEQIDDLDAAILHIKNNFPACLDISANSIQILGESAGGHLALMWAYTKSNVSYVKSAISMYAPTNLQQYGTYLQSKTSGIYNCGAIYYYIQNTQYQ